ATATGATACTTCTATAGATGCCAGTCATTAACTACCTGGTCTTTCTTGTGAACTATTCAAATCATACATGCCAGTCCTTATGAATCCTGACCTCTCAAATTGCATAGCTGATATCCCATAACCTTTAAATGAACACGGTTCGTGACATTTGATAGAGTATCCCAGTTCTTCAGCTCTGTAATGTCACTATAACAGGTGTTTATGAGAGAGCTATACAAATACATCAATGGCATTAGATCTAAAAACTTGTAGAAGCATCAAAACAATTATACGGACgtaagggaaaaaaaagcaaTTCAACTTTTGATGAGAACACGAATGCTCAAGAAATCAATTAAGATAATTGATCACAATTTACCACCATTATTGTCTCTAAAAGATTCCTACAACTAATAAAAACTTTCCTTAGAATTTCAAAAGGGATTTGATACTAGTTTCAAGATTACAAATTGAAGGTTTCCAGATTACAAATTCCTTCTTCCTATTATTGATAAATTTGATTTACAACTTCTGATGGCAGAGAAAGATTGCACCCAAATTCTCAAAAAGAGCTTTGATAAAGCAAAAGTTTCTACTGCACAGAAACGATTCATTGCAAGTAtaaatgtaaaatgaaaaatgaaaaatgcagTTATTGCTTGTTTTTGTTTAGCACCATAgacaaattagttttttatcaAGTTTAGTGCTATGGGCACAAAATTTTCACGACAAAATTTAGGTGGTAAGCTGTTACAGTTTCTCATTTGGGCCCACTACTTGCTTGCCACCTAGActtagttgtaaaaatattgtgcctATAGCTTAATTCTTCTAGGGCCCCATATCTGTAAAATGTTGGAATCATGTATAATTATCATTGCCAATTGGGTGATACAATAGGTTGTACATAAATATCATGATATATAGTCCCAGATGATTCTGACTCTCTGTATACATTTGGATTTTGGCATCTCTCAATATTTGTACTAAAAAAAGGTCCAAACTAAACTATAACCTAGAGGTAAAATATCCTGTTCATCAGTATATCAAAAATGCACAACCGTCAACATCCAAGAAAATAGCCTCTGTTCCAATGGCATCAGTATCTTTGCTTGCCTATAAACAACATATGAAAGGAAATGTCAAAATATAGTTCAGAAAACAAAGCATCCTCATAAGTAGACGTAAAATACGCATTCATGAGTGTGTATGTGGGTAAAAAAGAGACTGAGGTCCATAATGGCACATACATAACTCGACAAAGTAAAGCAATAACCAAATTGCATTAGCCATTCACATGTCAGACAGTAATCAAAAGAATACCAGTATCTAGCACAACTTAATATTGTATTGACATCACCATTAGATAAGAATTACGCCtgaaaatatttaaagaagggggggggggggggtgttatcTAGCACAACTTAGTATtgtataaacaaaaataacttacTCTTAGATATCATGCGCTTTGCATCAAACATTGCAGCATGAGCTTGAGTtccatcacttttttatttgtgaaacAATAGCTGCATGCTCTGAAATTGAAAAGGGCACCAATTTTAGATAAATTAGCTTTGGAAAGCTTCAAGAATTGAGATATGGACTTACAGGGACTGTGAGAACAATATTCAAGGTCAATAGTTTATAGAACCTAAGATCTGGCCATTTTAAATGTTAACACTTCCTTCTCCCATAAGAATAGGTGAAGGGTGAGGTTGTTAGTTCAAAACTCACTAGATACATGTATAACTAATCCATCAAAAAATtttgagcttaaaaaaaaaaaaactatttaacaTCAAGAACCTAATTACATTTAAGAGAGAACAAATACCTGATGTAATATACTATTTTGCCAATGAACTTCTAACTCAAATAGCACATCGTCCACTGTGAAAAACATGTGGAGAGTGAAATCATGGGTTCAAGACCAACAGGGTAAGTGACTAACTCAGCcatcaacaagaaaaaaagaagacatttagttaaaaaaagcttttaaatatgtgaatgtTAGATTGGATATGGAATACAAGGACATCAAGTTCCACCCtactaaaaattttctaacaatCCATGCCACTATTCAAGTGCCCATATTAAATAATGATCACACTTTCAATCTAAAATAAGTTAGTAGAAAAAAAGATACcacaatattttacaaaattcaaGGATTTTGCATTTCGATCTAATAGTTAATAAAACTGAAATTAAACTTACCTTTCCAAAAGAggcacaaaattctaaaaattgcaATGCAAGTTCAACATCTTCAGGAGGTAAATCAATGTCAGCTACAGACATTAAGCTGGCACCCTGAGGCAAAGGAATGTCAACTTCAAATTCTTTGTTCTCAAGATTCATGGTACCCTTCCCGACTTTACATGACATAGCATTGCCATTCTTCATAGCATATGAAACTCCTGCATTTTTCAGAGTTTCAccatccttttcttctttgatctCTTCTGATTTAATGGGACTCAAAGGAAAATCCTCTGAAACATGTGTTTTTGAATTCTCTTTCATAAAGAGGACACCACCATCCTTTCCGTTTGTTATAGAGACTTCCTCCGAAATTTTAGGCTTCTTTGGGCTAGTATTCTTTGGGTGAGCACCAACATCCCTGCATATTTCCTTCAGTGCTTCCCACTTTAATTTCTTTGACTTTATTTCATCAGATTTTTCCTTCCCCCATATCCTCAGTGAAAAAACTTCATGTCCCTGTGACAGAACACGAATCCCATCAGACACACCAAAACCTAAAATGCTGCTGCAAACAAAGTACTACAAAAAAACACTATCGAACCTTGTTTAAAGCAACTAGGTCTTTCAGTGAAATATCCATGTTGTCAACAACCAATTCATTACCAAAATTGTCACGAACTTTGACATTCAGCATTTCTGAAACAGATGAATATCCGGCGATCCTGGCCTTTTGCACTAGTTGACCAGTGGGTTTGTGACCTCTTTTCTTCCTAGAAAAACATTGATCTATCAGAATTACCAAAAGACTAAAAATAACAGATTAGCTCACATACCAAACACTTACATGCAGAAACTACAATTGCAAATGCCTCTACATCTGGGACATTTCCAGTCATCCAACAATTCCACCTCTTCTGCTTTCTCTCCATACCTAAGtcaatattaaacaaaacacattagCCAATAGCAtcaaaagaagaacaagaagaccTTTATTATCAAATCTAACCTGTTCAAGAGGCATTTGTAACAGAAATATATGGGACAAGGCTTCTTCACTTTCAAGTTCTTACACGACACCGATAAAACCGTCGTTTTTTGACGACACTTCAGCATCATACCCAAAAAACATAAGAGATTAATCAGTAAAGCTGGCCCTAAACATTAAACCAATCGAAAGTTCAGCAACTTAAATAACCATTAATTTGGAGAAATGAATCTGGAAAGTGAAGCAGACAATATGATAACTAAATAACCAATCAAAAGTTTTGCATTGTGGTTATTTCCTACACAAGAACTAAATCAATGTTACGAAGCAGACAAAATGGATTAGGCCGAattcaataaaacttttttgaaaCAATGCAAAACAAAGATTAGATAATTCTACTTTCTTTCACTTTCCCACGttttctcaccaaccaaacataacaaagatcgCAAATTCAGCAAACTGGCTCAAAAAGTTCAACCAATCCAATCATCAGACCCGTACCTTCATGTCAATTTTGCCAACATTGTCATTTGGCACAAGATATCATGGCATGAAACCCAATTATCATAAGTCAAACGGGTGGATGGGGGTCTTAACTAATGAATATAACCAACCGAAAACTCGGGTTACATACTGCAGGTGGCCATCATTTTTTCACAACAAGCCATTCCAGCCTTCGTGTGACCAAGATCTGGCCGTGGGAGGCTGCGATCTACTAGCAGAGAACATCCTCTCTCCCCTCTCTCACTTTCAGCTGCCTGAACCGACCAGTTTCAACCTATCATAAGACCACACTGGTCGGTCAAATGCCCGGGCATCGATGGCCAGTTACTGGATCTTACTTTCTGAAACCCCAAGTTGTCGGTcggaacaaaaaaaaacacagccgAACTCGGCCCGTGATAGCTCCTcgttctttccaaaaaaaaccaacaacaaaaataataacgAGAAGCTACAAAGCTTCACATTCTATTGCTCTCACACACTTTCTTGTAAaccaaaatgaacaaaaatggGAATTTGGAATCCCAATTGCAATTATTTTCTATACAATCAATGATACAAGGCCTACTAAATTCCATTAGCCCCAATGGAGAGTGGTAAGTTTTCCAAACAAAGAGTCTAAGAATTAAGGCCACTAAGcttgtttttctttcaattacgtCGCAAGCAgagaaacacaaacacaaacagaaaaacaaaaacaacataatTCAGAGCGGGTGACATTTTCTCGTGAACCAAACagaaaattgtgaaaatcctaggaaaaaaaaaaagggaattacCTGGTGACAGGTCTTGCCGTTCTGGGAATCGTAGACCCGATTGCCGACAACCCGGATTCCGGGGCACTTAGAGCGCTTCGCTTTGTAATTCCCATTCTTCGAAGAGACTTTGTTTTCTTCTGAGCTTGAAGAAGCAACGGCCATACCCATATCCCCGGAATAACTGAAATGCTTTCCGGTCGTCGTTTTAAGAAAACACAGTAACAAGCGTTTTCGTCTTCTGTTGACTACACATATAGTAAGTAGTATATAAAAGAGAAGAGTGGGGGTTTTGAGTTTTCATTGTGTTTTTTGAATTCCCGGGCTTTGGAATTTTTGGAGGCTCATGCTCTCATTGAGGCCGCCAAAATGTGTTTCTCAACTTTCCATATATTtcttattatctatatatatatatatatatatatataaaaccgaagcttttgctggcaccacaattttccacgtcagcacaatatttaaaaaataaaaaataaataaaaattataactcctcaaaaccctagcaaccttacccctctctcaagttaggaaatataaagccacggtttctgcaaattctctctctctccagacgtaggaagccctaaagcattcaagatctacaaaaccctagcaaccttacccccctctcaagttaagaaatataaagccatggtttctgcaaactctctctctccagacgtaggaagccctaaaggattcaagatctacaatgcatggtatagcattcaagatctacaactcatggtatagattttagcttataaagttcagcttttgtaaggttagtttgtttatatatttagttcttacgtttaggtttaggttttaagagatttatatattactactatgtggctgaatttcccgtgacatcagttttatatttttaaccaaatacatcaggaaagcaagagaaggcgcataaatatttagtccttacgtttaggtttaggtttaggtttaggttttaagagaattatatattactactatgtggctgaatttcccgtaacatcagttttatgttttttttatttttttatttttttatgtaaggttagtttgtttacatcagttctttatctcaaagataaggcttttatttctaccgcaagaactatttaggtatgtatcccttgcaagcacacatgaacttaaattgtcttttaatatatgcatgctttattattttctaatagttttcccgtgcatcgcacgggttagcgactagttattttatatatatatatatatatatatataaagataaaaacttaggtacaatttATTAAGTGCAGTAAATTAAATTCTTACTTATGTAAGGTTATTTAACTTGAACATGatgttcatttaaaaaaaaatgaacatgaTGATATTGGGTTGAGTTGCGGTTATCCTATATGAAGAAATTGATTTCAATCGATCCATTTGTAGTCTTCCGTCTCTTCACCTTTCTTATTCATTTGAGGTCTTGCTAGATTTGTTGAAAATCTCACTAGATTTGGCTAGATGTTTGCTAGATCAAGTAACATTTGTGTCGATTTGATGAGATCTCTACTGGATCTACACTTGATCGATGAATATCTTAAGATGTCCGCCTTACGTCACCATTGACAAGGACAACAACAAATTCGACCAAACTAAATGTCGCAAATCAAATGGCTTGTTAATCAACACCTTGTACTCCACCCATTGTTAGCGGGCGTGGGCATGGGTTTTTAAGCCTTGATACAGTCGAGTTGAGTTCTATCTTGGATAGGATCCAACTGAACCGAACTGAACTCGTGGATACCCTAATAAAGCACATATAATATCATCTTCTTTAaggataattaaatttaatgtagTTATGTGGTAAATTTATTGGGAAATCTAAGTGTCGGGGGTTCTTTTTACGTTTCTTGTACCTTAGACACGCATCTTGATGTTATTGGATAACGATTAGTCTAGGCTTTTTATAAGAAGAAAGTTAGGCTTGACGCTTCGTGGAATGGGCTCCAAAGTACCATTCTGCCGCTGCTAGTTTGTGCGCAAACATTGAGTCCAAAGTCTTAGGGAAGATGTTGCAAAGTGGGCTTATCCTCTATTTTTGATGCAGAAGGAACTTTTTTCTAGTTTCTGCCACAGGCTTGACTTTTCTGCTATGCAGTAAAACTTTTTGCTGTGCAATAAAATCTTCTGTTACGCAGTAAAACTTTCTGCTGTGTAGTAAAGCTTTCTGTTGTGCAGTAAAATTTTCTGTTGTGCAGTAAAACCTTCTACTGTGCAATAAAGCTTTTTGCTGCGTAGTAAAACTGTGTGCTGTGCAGTAACACCTTCTGCTGTGCAGTAAAGTTTTAAGCTTTCTACACTTTTCTACAACGTAAATGACTACTCTTCATTTTTACGACAGAAATACTTTTCTACTTCTTGCAcataaataaatctaaaatccaaagaaaatacccatcaaacaaatgttagttTAAATGTGTTAGCATATTcccaaatatatacatacatatatttgtATATGCACTTATATGtattcacatatacatatataaaatatatttttttcacaacatGAGAAACaatgtatatgtgtatatacTTATGGCAGGATAATGATTAGTTCGTGTTAAAAGTAAAACACgtaataacaaagaaataagaaagtTTCGGCAGAAAAGGTTTAGTTAGTATAATAACTAACAcagtaaatataataaaaaggtgCTACAGCAGAATAACTAGTACAGCAAATAAAGATACCACAACAGGACAACTGATGCAGCAAACGTGATAAAAACGTGCTACAACAAAATGACTAAATACAGAAGATATAAGTTCTAATGAgtgaaatcaaatatatttgcaattgaAATCAAATATTGAATCTTCCCATAGAATAAGTAAACTAAGAAGGAACCCAAACCTCAACTTGAACAACCTTGTCATAGGCTTTTGCCATCAAAGTTATGCATTTTGGAGAATAAGCCTAAATGGCTACTAACTACTACTTTTAGGGGACTTCAAAGAGTGGGTTTGCtaagagggagggaaaagatggtctattgatgcatgcccttATTCCTGTtgtgttttctctcttctttttaccactttatttctttgttttttctcttcgTTCTTCTTACTCTTAGTTTCTTACTACTCTCTTGCCGTGGGTTGTTCCCCCTTTGatctttccttttcttgggTCCCTCTCTCTAGgtacctctctctctttaagtGCCTCCATTACGTGCTTATTGCTCTCTTACCGTGGGTTCCCCCCTAGGTGCTTCTCCCCCTACGTGCTTCCCCCTTTTACATCCATGGCTACCTCCTTCTTTTATAGCGAACTAATTCAGTGAGATTTCTCTCTTTTACTCCTAAGGCTTCACCAACTATTTTTGGCTTGTTGTGGGCATTCCTTTAGTATTGCCCACCAACCCATTTATTGCTCAACCACTACCTCTGCTCAGAATATATTTGCTGCACCACTACTCATTTCGTGATAAAATTCTCTTTTGTTTGTTCTTGCTGTATACCTTTACCTCTAGGTTCAAATGGATAAGGATTAGGCTACCTCACTACCTAGCTCCATGACATGCATCAAATAGTCCAAACCATCTACTACTTCTTTTGAGTAAGATACAATCCCAGCAAGGTATATTCCCAAAAGAAGTTATGGCTGGAAACCAAATATGGACCCATTttccccccaccaccaaacaACACCCTCTGAATCCCTTTACCATGGGCCTACTTctcttgtattggctgggtacaggttgcTAGTGCTCTAGCCCTTTTGTGTCCACTATCTTCTATTTTTGTCTTCTTTCGTTTTCACGCCGTATCTGCCGTAACAGATTAGCTTTGTTTTGTTCTGCTACGTGTCTCTGTCTTATTTCTTCATGCGTTTCCtgttgtttttgtcatttcctttagtttggcttttctttctttcatgcaTTTCCTGCTACTGACACTTCCTGCTattccttgtttcttttcattgtgctttttcatattagttttcacacttatccttttatacAAAAGGATTTGGGCCTTTGTGGGCCAAATAATATTGACTAGATCAAAAGGGTCTTGCGCCCAATTTGTCTTTATCTGCTGAAGTCATTCTGCAATAGAATTGTATTCTGCGGTAAAGCTGTATTCTGCTGCAGATCGCTTTCCCTTGCATTTCTTTCTTTGGACCTCTCTTGCTTTTTGGTCTTTTTGGTGGGCCTTTGGGCCTTGCTTTTCATTGGGCTTTCCTCCGTATGGGCCTTTGGGTACGGATTTACaaaaaaatgggcatcaacgcTAAGAAACTGGACTTTGCATGCTATGAGATAGAGTTATTTTCTGGAAActtttagtgaaaaaaaatctttaaaaaataagtcatattttttatagggttttttgttgaagaaaaatagttttcctttatctcttttttatgccaccaaatataagtaaaagctaaaaactattttcatatgaggttttccatcaaaacaaatggagcatAATTGGATTGAATCCTTTGAGGTTCTGTGTTAGTCATATTCTAGCTAGCCTGCACAAAACCACCACATATAGGGTTGTCCAAGCAACCTGGCTACCCAAACAGACCGACCAAAACAACTTATCACCGATGGGTCGAATGGCGGGTTTCCTCCTCTAAAACTTAAACCACCCGACCCGACCGACCGACAAACACTAAGAATAAGGCCGAAATACCTAGATTCGGCGACGAGTAGGTGCTCCTCCACTCAGATTATGGTTGGCCTTCCTTCACTCGGATCCAACCTTATTTTCTTAGATTTGCTCAAATTTTTCTCTACCCACCATCGCTCTTtcatcaattttaactaaattgaCCAGTCATCTTCCCAAGCCCAATCTGACTTGAGCTATGGTGATTGGTGGTTAGTGGTGGGTCTCATCTTCTTCCACAAGACTTGAGGGGTTGAATTTGAGTTAAGGCCAAAATCGACCCGTGGATAGCCTCATCACATTCTTATCCTGACAAACTTTTGTAACTTAGGCTGGGTTTGGctcaatgtaaaatattttcaaagtgtaaaatatttttctgaaaggaaaatatttttaggtgttttGCTTGTGTTCCTGAAAATGTtctagaaaacacattttctactaatttctcacatttttctcagcttccaaacaaatattataatagaaaatcccaatatataaaccaaagaaaaaaaaaattctatctttcTCAAACTATACATCGATcgtgaaagagggagagagagatagattgaGAGAAAGGGAAAGGTAAAGGTGGTGGCAAGATCTTGTTGGTTAGATCTGAAGGTAGCAACAACGAGATTGGCGGTTTGATCTAGAGGCGGTAGCGATGGCCTCGAGCTTGAGGAGGCGAGATTGTTGGGTGGGTCATAGTGGTTTGATCTACTCATGGGTGGGTTGCGGCGGTTGGTCCGATTGCTCTATGCTCTCTCCTTCATTTGGTTCAAGCTCTCTGTGagtctcctctctctttttggttTGGATGGGTGAGTGTGAGTGTAAGGCTAAAAATGACTGTAATTCAGTTGTAGAGAAAATAAAAGTGTAAAAGATTTTACACTCCCAAGGTCCTTATTTTACTGTTaactaaaattaaatttcaatttgattgtgttttccAGCCCACCCTTTGaatggtgtaaaatattttctgtatttttttccACCCGAAACAAACAAAGCCTTACACAAAAGTTCCTCCATAAAGTATGGAGTCACTCAACCAAAAAAACGATGTTAATTTGTACTAGGATTAAAGAGATGCTAAGAAATCAAACAAATCAATGAAATTTTCTTACCATCTCACATAAAAACTTTCTTCTCCTTatcgaaagaaaaaaaaaattttcttctcaattcaCTTGGGCCCACCATATGAGAAATTTATGTGTAATGCTGTGAAATTTGGGTCTGTTAATCACTGTGGCCTTTGATGATTGGACTTGCATGTATTAACATATAAtcaaatatacatatatttaaaaaaacattatctaCATTTTTTGAGTTTGGGTCACTACCTTCTTCTTTACCTTTTTATAACTCACTAAAATATTTCATATCCTCCCAATTGACTTCTAGGAAGAAGGTTTAGCCCCATAAAGTTATAAAGTTAtaaggaagaattaaaacctattttttttccaatttaaccaattattttttggcaatatttatttttatgtagaacactatttggtttttaaaaaactaatacCTATCCTACATGGATTTAGGAACCAATTATAGAATGCCATATAATTAGCCCGTAATCCCTCAATTTTGGCTTGTTCATCTTCTTTGCATTTTTCGTGCTACTCATGACTCtctttatatatttcttcttgCCGGAGACCAAGAATATTCCCATTGAAGAAATGACTTGTGTGTGGAAAAGGCATTGGTTTTGGAAGAGATTCTTGCCTGAAGACCGTCCCCAAGTCTAAATGTTATGCTACATTAATTTCTATATAACTAGTTTATTGTGGGTGctagttagctcaattagtaaagtctttgatggttgtataagagatatGGGGTTCTATCCCTACCTACACTgaaaactgattggtatcttaATCTGaagataaagagctatcatcaggagtggacgCTATAaatcaaaactctctctctcaaaaaaaaaaaaaaaactagtttattAATTACTTCAGTTTTTAATTTCCCTATACTATTATAATTTTCCCCCCATTTTGGGGCTCCAACAACTACTATTACAAGGGTgtcataattgtttttttctctgcAACCCCTTTGCTATTTTTAGTTATTGGGGAggttcaatttttatattttagttaatttgttCTAATTGTAGTtgggcttcggtttcctttcCATTTTCTATTGGGGTGTGTGGTGTTGTTAATGGCCTTTTCTATTCTTCTATTCTATTAATATGAGGTTCGTTCATAATGATTATTGATATCAGTGGTGGTGCTAAACCAAGCAATCAGGCAATTCAGCAGTCTCTTTGCTAAGGCAAACTCGGATGTACAATACTGATTTTtaatcacataattttttttttaaatgaatcatgtattataaaatttataaatggaattatttcattaaaatatttggtttcaaacatgtttgaaacTATTTTGATCCAACCCACTATATGACAATTAAAAAGACTATCCAATTGTAATTTTAGTCACacgatttttttaattaatcatgTGATTTGTTGAAATAATATACATGAGTAGTAATAAGTTGTTATATAGTGGGTTGGAAAATATAACTCTAAACATGTGTGAGAGACCATGCCTTCAGCTCAACCTGTTCTCTAGTTAGGCCAAACTCATGAGATGATACAAACTcatgggtagaactcacccttgaaaTGACTTGCAAGGGGAGAGTGCCCAAAAACTTATAAACTTCACCATAAGTTTACACTTAATCTAGTGCCCAAGAGCttataactctctctctctctctctctctctctctctctctctctctctctatatatatatatatatataagactaTCAATATTAACTTTAGACATATTAGAAACTATCTTGATCCAACGCACTATATAGTGATTAATAAGACTAtcaaattgttatttgaaaattttaatcacattatttttaaaaatgaatcatgtattataaaatttataaatgtaattatttcattaaaaGACTTGgtttcaaacatgtttgaaacTATTTTGATCCAACCCACTATATGATAATTAAAAAGACTATCCAATTGTAATTTTagtcacatgatttttttaattaatcatgTGATTTGTTGAAATAATATACATGAGTAGTAATAAATTGTTATATAGTGGGTTGGAAAATACAACTCTAAACATGCGTGAGAGACCATGCCTCCGTCTCAATTTGTTCTCTGGTTAGGTCAAACTCATGAGATGATACAAACTCATGAgtagaactcacccttgaaaTGACTTGCAAGGGGAGAGTGTCCAAGAGCTTATAAACTTCATCATAAGTTTACACTTAATCCAGGATCATAACATAGCTTATAAACTTAACCATAAGTTTACACTTAATCCAAGATCATAACATACCATTATGCTTCGTAGCTGACGTCCATGACGATCCACTCTATCAATATTGACCTGATGGTAGccctttctcttattttttttggtgattcaACTCATCTATCAGTTATTCAATGACTTAGTAAGACATTTTAATCTAGCCTCTAGGTCACCCCATCTGAGACCCGACCACAAATCCGCAACTCATTTGATCCCATACTCAATGAGTTACGTATGATGACTCGATGTGGTGGTTGACTCTAATACCAAATAATACAAACTCATGGGTAACTTATCCTTGAAAACCCTCTTACAATGGGAAGGTTcccaagagcttataaacacattaTTAATCTTACACTCAATTCAGGATCATAACATGTAAATGGGTGGAGTTGTGTTGGTGCCTTTCATGAGTGTAGTGGAGGTTCTACTGATGCTATCATCCCTTCCAGGTTAAGCGTTTTACAATAGAGCCGCTACtactattttattgaaaaaaaaaaagaaactaaaaattgaaaatatacaATATTTATTGATGAATTG
This DNA window, taken from Quercus robur chromosome 2, dhQueRobu3.1, whole genome shotgun sequence, encodes the following:
- the LOC126713895 gene encoding uncharacterized protein LOC126713895 isoform X1; the encoded protein is MGMAVASSSSEENKVSSKNGNYKAKRSKCPGIRVVGNRVYDSQNGKTCHQCRQKTTVLSVSCKNLKVKKPCPIYFCYKCLLNRYGEKAEEVELLDDWKCPRCRGICNCSFCMKKRGHKPTGQLVQKARIAGYSSVSEMLNVKVRDNFGNELVVDNMDISLKDLVALNKGHEVFSLRIWGKEKSDEIKSKKLKWEALKEICRDVGAHPKNTSPKKPKISEEVSITNGKDGGVLFMKENSKTHVSEDFPLSPIKSEEIKEEKDGETLKNAGVSYAMKNGNAMSCKVGKGTMNLENKEFEVDIPLPQGASLMSVADIDLPPEDVELALQFLEFCASFGKSMQLLFHK
- the LOC126713895 gene encoding uncharacterized protein LOC126713895 isoform X2, with product MGMAVASSSSEENKVSSKNGNYKAKRSKCPGIRVVGNRVYDSQNGKTCHQCRQKTTVLSVSCKNLKVKKPCPIYFCYKCLLNRYGEKAEEVELLDDWKCPRCRGICNCSFCMKKRGHKPTGQLVQKARIAGYSSVSEMLNVKVRDNFGNELVVDNMDISLKDLVALNKGHEVFSLRIWGKEKSDEIKSKKLKWEALKEICRDVGAHPKNTSPKKPKISEEVSITNGKDGGVLFMKENSKTHVSEDFPLSPIKSEEIKEEKDGETLKNAGVSYAMKNGNAMSCKVGKGTMNLENKEFEVDIPLPQGASLMSVADIDLPPEDVELALQFLEFCASFGKWTMCYLS